One Pleurocapsa sp. PCC 7327 DNA segment encodes these proteins:
- a CDS encoding phosphate/phosphite/phosphonate ABC transporter substrate-binding protein, protein MSPPSSGQLTIGVISFEESDRSVEQYSELKNYLGSVLKSLVELEPAYNELKAIDQIKRKRWDIVFAPPGLAAIAISQAQYVPLFPTEGALKTRSVIIVLKDNPIENLNQLAGKTIALGQPGSATGYYLPIYNLYGLTLAEVRLAATPKNVLELIANREVAAGAMSLAEFNQYRSKFPGVRFRILHTDSHIVPSGAVLVSSDLDPAQKDQIRETLSKVSPAIASSAGYITNAPPPDYQYLIAVVDRVVPIAERIRQKPAPLYEQK, encoded by the coding sequence ATGAGTCCCCCCTCATCGGGACAATTGACTATAGGAGTCATTAGTTTTGAAGAAAGCGATCGCTCGGTCGAACAATACTCCGAGCTAAAAAATTATTTAGGTAGCGTACTGAAGAGCTTGGTGGAATTAGAGCCAGCCTACAACGAACTCAAAGCGATCGATCAAATTAAGCGCAAGCGCTGGGATATCGTCTTTGCTCCGCCGGGATTAGCCGCGATCGCAATTTCTCAAGCGCAATACGTGCCTCTGTTTCCGACAGAAGGAGCATTAAAAACTCGTTCGGTTATCATTGTCCTCAAAGATAATCCGATCGAAAACCTCAATCAGCTAGCCGGAAAGACAATTGCATTGGGTCAACCGGGTTCTGCGACGGGATATTATTTACCTATCTACAACCTGTATGGGTTGACATTAGCCGAAGTCCGTTTGGCAGCAACGCCAAAAAACGTCCTCGAATTAATTGCTAATCGAGAAGTCGCAGCAGGAGCCATGTCGCTAGCAGAATTCAACCAGTATCGCTCCAAGTTTCCTGGCGTTCGCTTTCGCATTCTCCATACAGATTCTCATATAGTTCCGAGCGGAGCCGTTTTAGTCTCGTCCGACCTAGATCCGGCTCAAAAAGACCAAATTCGCGAGACGCTATCAAAAGTTTCGCCCGCGATCGCATCTTCTGCGGGATACATTACCAACGCTCCTCCCCCAGATTACCAATATCTCATAGCAGTCGTCGATCGAGTAGTTCCCATTGCCGAACGCATCAGACAGAAGCCAGCACCGCTATACGAACAAAAATAA
- a CDS encoding Hsp20/alpha crystallin family protein: MALIRWEPFREIERWEPWREMESLQQRMNRLFERLMPDGERALSFGVPAAEMEETDSEIHLKLEVPGLEAKDLNVEVTADSVSISGERKSETKTEGKGVTRSEFYYGKFERTIPLPAHIQTDKVQAEYKNGILNLTLPKTEEEKHKVIKVNVG; this comes from the coding sequence ATGGCACTCATTCGTTGGGAACCTTTTCGGGAAATCGAACGTTGGGAACCCTGGCGGGAAATGGAAAGCTTACAACAGCGCATGAATCGCTTGTTTGAAAGATTGATGCCCGATGGCGAAAGAGCGCTTTCCTTTGGCGTTCCTGCTGCTGAAATGGAAGAAACGGACAGCGAGATTCACCTCAAACTCGAAGTCCCCGGTTTAGAAGCCAAAGATCTCAACGTTGAAGTGACCGCCGACTCGGTTTCGATTAGCGGCGAGCGCAAGTCTGAAACCAAGACTGAAGGAAAAGGAGTTACTCGCTCCGAATTCTATTATGGCAAGTTCGAGCGAACGATTCCGTTACCTGCCCACATTCAAACCGACAAAGTTCAAGCCGAATACAAAAACGGAATTTTGAACCTTACCTTGCCGAAAACCGAAGAAGAAAAACACAAAGTCATCAAGGTTAATGTCGGTTAA
- the ychF gene encoding redox-regulated ATPase YchF, protein MLTAGIVGLPNVGKSTLFNALVANAKAEAANFPFCTIEPNVGVVSVPDERLQVLAKLSHSEKIVPTRIEFVDIAGLVKGASKGEGLGNQFLANIREVDAIVHVVRCFENDDIIHVSGSVDPVRDIEVINLELALADLAQVERRIDRTRKQARNSKEAQIELRALEKLSAALNEGKSARQVDLSEEEAEAIKSLGLLTGKPIIYAANVSEEDLAQGNEWVEKVKQVAAAEGSKVVVVSAQVEAELVDLSEGERADYLAALGVEEGGLKSLIKATYELLGLRTYLTTGPQESRAWTIRAGMKAPQAAGVIHSDFEKKFIRAETISYEDLVAAGSMAAAREKGLVRSEGKDYVVQEGDVMLFRTGA, encoded by the coding sequence ATGCTTACAGCCGGAATTGTTGGACTTCCCAACGTTGGTAAATCCACCTTATTCAATGCCTTGGTTGCCAATGCCAAAGCTGAGGCTGCCAACTTCCCCTTTTGTACCATCGAACCTAATGTTGGGGTTGTATCAGTTCCCGACGAACGTTTGCAAGTGTTGGCAAAACTCTCCCATTCTGAAAAAATTGTGCCGACGCGGATCGAATTTGTCGATATTGCAGGCTTAGTTAAAGGCGCAAGCAAAGGCGAAGGGCTAGGCAATCAATTTCTTGCCAACATTCGAGAAGTAGACGCGATCGTTCATGTAGTACGCTGTTTCGAGAACGACGATATCATTCACGTTTCTGGTTCTGTCGATCCCGTGCGGGATATCGAGGTAATTAATTTAGAGCTAGCTTTGGCAGATTTGGCGCAGGTAGAACGCCGCATCGATCGCACTCGCAAGCAAGCCAGGAATAGCAAAGAGGCGCAAATCGAACTGAGAGCCTTGGAAAAATTAAGCGCTGCTTTGAATGAAGGTAAATCCGCCCGTCAGGTTGACTTAAGCGAAGAAGAGGCAGAAGCCATTAAATCATTGGGACTGCTGACGGGTAAACCCATCATCTATGCTGCTAACGTATCCGAAGAAGATTTGGCACAAGGGAATGAGTGGGTAGAGAAAGTCAAACAAGTTGCCGCCGCAGAAGGCTCGAAAGTTGTCGTCGTCTCTGCTCAAGTCGAAGCAGAATTAGTCGATCTATCTGAAGGGGAGCGAGCGGATTATCTGGCTGCCCTTGGCGTGGAAGAAGGAGGGCTAAAATCCTTAATCAAGGCGACTTACGAACTATTAGGATTGCGCACTTATTTAACCACGGGTCCACAAGAATCTCGCGCTTGGACGATTCGTGCTGGTATGAAAGCACCGCAAGCGGCAGGGGTTATTCACTCCGATTTTGAGAAAAAATTTATTCGCGCAGAAACGATTTCCTACGAGGATTTAGTCGCAGCAGGCAGTATGGCGGCAGCAAGAGAAAAAGGCTTAGTTCGCAGCGAAGGTAAGGATTATGTCGTGCAGGAAGGGGATGTGATGTTATTCCGAACGGGTGCTTAA
- a CDS encoding spherulation-specific family 4 protein, with the protein MYRLAKFIATALLTASLIACVMKFPVEATQLQIFIPLYSYPTWYDPDTYSWTRVAKAASQVPITAVINPNNGPDSSPPNKDYARGLDDLRKAGVSLLGYVFTSYGKRNLAEVKSEIDLYDKYYDIDGIFFDEAASSADKLDYYQELYNYIKAKPNLNQVVLNQGTQTDEGYLTRPAADTIVIFENYSKAWEKYQPQPYLKRHGAKHFSCLIHTVPDAATMKKYIDIAVARNIQYLYITDDSPDDRDRDPWNRLPSYWQEEVNYIQSINQKV; encoded by the coding sequence ATGTACCGCCTTGCCAAATTTATCGCTACTGCTCTATTAACCGCATCTCTAATTGCTTGTGTTATGAAATTCCCCGTCGAGGCTACCCAGCTTCAAATTTTCATCCCACTCTACTCCTATCCAACCTGGTACGATCCCGATACCTATTCATGGACTAGAGTAGCAAAAGCTGCCAGTCAAGTGCCCATTACCGCAGTTATCAATCCTAATAATGGTCCTGATTCCAGTCCGCCAAATAAAGATTACGCCAGAGGTCTCGACGATTTGCGAAAAGCAGGCGTTTCTCTGTTGGGTTATGTTTTCACCAGTTATGGCAAGCGCAATCTGGCTGAGGTAAAATCCGAGATCGATCTCTACGATAAGTACTACGATATCGACGGGATTTTCTTCGACGAAGCGGCTAGCAGTGCTGATAAGCTGGATTACTATCAAGAACTCTACAACTACATCAAAGCCAAACCCAATTTAAATCAAGTAGTCCTCAACCAAGGAACTCAGACTGATGAAGGCTATTTGACTCGTCCGGCAGCAGACACTATTGTAATCTTTGAGAATTACTCAAAAGCTTGGGAGAAGTATCAACCTCAACCCTACCTTAAGCGCCACGGTGCGAAGCATTTTTCCTGTTTGATTCACACTGTTCCCGATGCGGCAACGATGAAAAAGTACATCGATATCGCAGTAGCCCGTAATATTCAATATCTCTACATTACCGACGATAGCCCCGACGATCGCGATCGCGATCCTTGGAATCGTTTGCCTTCCTATTGGCAGGAAGAGGTAAATTACATTCAATCTATCAATCAAAAGGTTTAG
- a CDS encoding transposase, protein MSTSINCLIAKISPSIPGYSQDCSSCGARVKKSLSTRTHVCSCGAVLCRDWNAAINILNKGLEQLGWGTPKVNPSGQINLCLVGENSHE, encoded by the coding sequence ATGAGTACCTCGATTAATTGTCTTATTGCAAAAATTAGCCCCAGCATACCGGGCTATTCTCAAGATTGTAGCTCTTGTGGAGCTAGGGTCAAAAAATCTCTAAGTACTAGAACCCATGTTTGTAGTTGTGGTGCTGTACTTTGTAGAGACTGGAATGCTGCTATTAATATTTTGAATAAAGGACTAGAGCAACTAGGGTGGGGCACACCTAAAGTAAACCCTTCTGGACAGATTAACCTCTGCTTGGTAGGTGAAAACAGCCACGAGTAA
- the galE gene encoding UDP-glucose 4-epimerase GalE — MTKKILVTGGAGYIGSHTVYQLGKFGYDVVVYDNLSTGSVSAVTTGELIVGGLENKKFLSHIFAKHQFDAVIHFAASISVPESVAQPLDYYTNNTCNTLNLLQCCQTYGVDKFIFSSTAATYGEPKENPVTENSPTEPMNPYGRSKLMSEQIIRDYSRASGLKYVILRYFNVAGADTNGQIGQSAKKAEHLIKVACDAALGRRHCVKVFGTDFPTPDGTGIRDYIHVEDLARAHIDALRYLEVGGDSQIFNCGYGRGYSVREVIDKVKEISGVDFSVIATTRRAGDPACVVACADKIRQMLGWEPKFNSLDTIVRTALNWEKKLITLAQLEKTLAEQNFKLGVLLLEKQVISATELEKLLQEQSASGMKLGELLVQKGLLCQNNLESVLKEQSWRKKGFWLKLPTAV, encoded by the coding sequence ATGACTAAAAAAATATTAGTTACCGGAGGAGCTGGTTATATCGGCTCTCATACCGTGTATCAATTGGGAAAATTTGGTTATGATGTCGTAGTTTATGACAACCTTTCTACTGGTTCGGTATCGGCAGTAACTACTGGCGAATTGATTGTAGGCGGATTAGAAAATAAAAAATTTTTATCGCATATTTTTGCCAAACATCAATTCGATGCCGTCATCCATTTTGCAGCCAGTATTTCCGTCCCGGAATCCGTCGCTCAACCTCTCGATTACTACACCAACAATACTTGCAACACCTTAAATTTATTGCAGTGCTGTCAGACCTATGGGGTTGATAAATTCATCTTTTCCAGCACCGCCGCCACCTACGGCGAGCCAAAAGAAAATCCGGTGACAGAAAACTCGCCAACCGAACCGATGAATCCCTACGGTCGCTCTAAACTTATGAGCGAACAGATAATTCGCGACTACAGTCGCGCTTCTGGATTGAAATACGTTATTTTGCGCTACTTCAATGTAGCTGGCGCAGATACGAACGGGCAAATCGGTCAGTCTGCCAAAAAAGCCGAACACTTAATCAAGGTAGCTTGCGATGCTGCATTGGGTCGTCGTCATTGTGTCAAGGTCTTTGGGACGGATTTTCCTACTCCAGACGGCACCGGGATTAGGGATTACATCCATGTAGAAGACTTGGCAAGAGCGCATATCGATGCGCTGCGCTACTTAGAAGTAGGCGGTGACAGCCAAATTTTCAACTGCGGTTATGGTCGAGGTTACAGCGTCCGGGAAGTTATCGACAAAGTAAAAGAGATTTCTGGCGTAGATTTTTCCGTCATCGCAACAACCCGACGAGCAGGAGATCCCGCTTGTGTCGTTGCCTGCGCTGACAAGATTCGTCAGATGCTCGGTTGGGAACCTAAATTTAATAGTTTGGACACTATTGTTAGAACGGCTTTGAATTGGGAGAAAAAATTAATTACGCTTGCCCAATTAGAAAAAACCCTAGCCGAACAAAATTTCAAGCTGGGCGTTCTTCTGCTTGAGAAACAGGTTATTTCTGCGACTGAATTAGAGAAACTCTTACAAGAACAATCGGCTAGCGGAATGAAGTTAGGCGAACTGTTGGTTCAGAAAGGACTTCTATGCCAAAACAATTTAGAGAGCGTTCTAAAAGAGCAAAGCTGGCGAAAGAAAGGCTTTTGGTTAAAGTTACCGACTGCGGTTTGA
- the glmM gene encoding phosphoglucosamine mutase — MASSFMTTQDLTETRLEGISLPASPLFGTDGIRGRAGALLTAPLALQIGFWAGQVLKTYHSQPGAIVVGQDSRNSSDMLAMALSAGLTSAGMEVWHVGLCPTPAVAYLTSTSPAIAGVVISASHNPPEDNGIKFFGVDGTKLSDELQSQIEAGLRGKLSESVSESWGRQYYRPELLDKYFQSLQASFSCCESLAGIRIVLDLAWGAAVHLAPKLFKAMGAEVICLHDRPDGNRINVNCGATHLDFLQAAVGRTQADLGLAFDGDADRLMAVDERGRAVNGDYILYLWGRELMQAGRLPGKATIATVMSNLGFERAWQRLGGQLIRTAVGDRYVWEEMLRQGAMLGGEQSGHILCRHYGVSGDGLLSALHLATLVRQSGTSLGELRDRSFAPYPQLLKNVRVSDRDRRLDWRACEPLQQTIQQAETAMGEEGRILIRASGTEPVIRVMVEATELELASYWSDRLVRAVEQHLAA, encoded by the coding sequence ATGGCATCGTCTTTTATGACAACGCAAGACCTTACAGAAACGAGACTGGAGGGCATTTCCTTACCTGCTTCGCCCTTATTTGGCACCGACGGCATTCGCGGCAGGGCAGGCGCACTTTTGACGGCACCGCTGGCATTGCAAATCGGCTTTTGGGCGGGGCAAGTCTTAAAAACCTACCATTCTCAACCGGGAGCGATCGTTGTCGGTCAAGATTCTCGCAATTCTAGCGATATGCTGGCAATGGCGCTCTCGGCTGGTCTAACTTCAGCCGGAATGGAAGTGTGGCATGTGGGGTTGTGTCCCACCCCTGCCGTTGCCTATCTCACCAGTACCTCCCCCGCGATCGCGGGAGTCGTTATCTCAGCAAGCCACAACCCCCCCGAAGACAACGGCATCAAATTTTTTGGAGTCGATGGGACTAAATTATCCGACGAGCTACAAAGCCAGATTGAAGCTGGACTGCGAGGGAAGCTCTCAGAATCCGTCTCTGAGTCTTGGGGACGGCAATATTACCGACCAGAGTTATTAGATAAATACTTTCAGTCTTTACAAGCTTCCTTCTCCTGTTGTGAAAGCTTGGCAGGAATACGGATCGTCCTCGATTTAGCCTGGGGTGCTGCGGTTCATCTCGCGCCAAAACTCTTTAAGGCAATGGGTGCCGAGGTCATCTGTCTCCACGATCGCCCCGATGGCAATCGCATCAATGTTAACTGCGGCGCGACGCATCTGGATTTCTTGCAAGCTGCCGTCGGGCGCACTCAAGCCGATCTCGGTCTGGCTTTCGATGGCGATGCCGATCGCCTGATGGCGGTAGACGAGCGAGGACGGGCGGTGAATGGTGATTACATCCTCTATTTATGGGGTCGGGAGCTAATGCAAGCAGGACGATTGCCTGGAAAAGCGACGATCGCGACGGTTATGTCCAATTTGGGCTTTGAGAGGGCTTGGCAACGGTTGGGCGGTCAACTGATCCGAACCGCAGTCGGCGATCGTTACGTCTGGGAAGAAATGCTCCGCCAGGGAGCCATGCTAGGCGGTGAGCAATCGGGACATATCCTCTGTCGGCATTACGGCGTTTCTGGCGACGGCTTGCTGAGTGCCCTACATTTGGCTACACTGGTGCGGCAGTCGGGAACTTCGCTCGGAGAACTGCGCGATCGCAGCTTCGCTCCCTATCCTCAATTGCTCAAAAACGTCCGCGTCAGCGATCGCGATCGTCGCTTGGATTGGAGAGCTTGCGAACCCCTGCAACAGACAATCCAACAAGCTGAAACGGCGATGGGAGAAGAAGGACGAATTTTGATTCGCGCTTCCGGCACCGAACCCGTCATCCGAGTCATGGTAGAAGCCACCGAACTAGAACTCGCCAGCTACTGGTCGGATCGGCTCGTCAGAGCTGTCGAGCAACATTTAGCAGCTTGA
- a CDS encoding response regulator has product MIHILIVDDQKMFREALKTLLESEPDLEIVGIAKDGYSAIEQVEALRPDVVLMDMEMPKLDGVSATKTICQRFPSCKVLVLSNHDDDEYVAKALHAGAMGYLLKTIPAQELRKAIRFLHKGYARIRPGLYAQVVPTFKGMTSTIKTVELAEKLSLELGATSAPPNSSALQLLERENRGAIERRENEPPERPNAKEISWLQVLAMLIVGVGLTGGIYLVRQFLRQPLPSLNLSQQAATLADTKFPGKIEPARTFKIAATTPSVVENIYVKIGQPVKAGQPLLAVQNLEAQNALSQRQQQLQAALQQQQLALQQQQTARGRILELTQEIDRISRTEIPLASQIAEAELQVSLAQSQVDTVPLPQRQDSIERTQAIYQRALSKVHRFTELYQEGAIAKDQLEQAQADLQVARADFQVAREAAQATAALKAARQEKSRYQLRSALNAQQEKLKQLQQQLQTARLEYAQATERLELLRKQTSQLSARQTPQIKTIVKATSDGIAIELPVAVGEQIFTGNPLIGLAQLSNLTVEVPVSARLINALYPGQSAAIAVGVGENTQKFTGKIASINPLPDGELNHTVEIQFANPKQALLIGQVATVEFLQ; this is encoded by the coding sequence ATGATTCACATTCTTATAGTAGACGACCAGAAAATGTTTCGAGAGGCGCTCAAAACTCTGTTGGAGTCAGAGCCAGATTTAGAAATCGTCGGCATTGCCAAAGATGGCTACAGCGCGATCGAGCAAGTCGAGGCACTGCGCCCCGACGTGGTGCTCATGGATATGGAAATGCCTAAGCTAGATGGCGTGAGCGCCACCAAAACCATCTGCCAGCGCTTTCCCAGTTGTAAAGTTCTCGTCCTCAGCAACCACGACGACGACGAGTACGTCGCTAAAGCGCTCCATGCCGGGGCGATGGGCTATCTGCTCAAGACTATCCCCGCTCAGGAACTCCGAAAAGCCATTCGGTTTCTTCACAAGGGATATGCTCGCATAAGGCCGGGACTCTACGCCCAAGTAGTTCCGACTTTTAAAGGCATGACTTCTACCATAAAAACTGTCGAGTTAGCTGAAAAACTCTCCTTAGAGCTAGGAGCCACAAGCGCTCCCCCTAATAGCTCTGCTCTCCAGTTACTTGAGAGAGAGAATCGAGGGGCGATCGAACGTAGGGAAAACGAACCGCCCGAACGCCCGAACGCCAAAGAGATTAGCTGGTTGCAAGTGCTTGCCATGCTGATAGTAGGAGTCGGTTTGACGGGAGGAATTTATCTGGTGCGTCAATTCCTCAGACAACCTTTACCTTCCCTAAACCTCTCGCAACAAGCTGCCACCCTTGCCGATACAAAATTTCCCGGAAAAATAGAACCAGCCAGAACTTTCAAGATCGCGGCGACGACTCCTTCAGTGGTAGAGAACATCTACGTTAAGATCGGTCAACCCGTCAAAGCGGGTCAACCCTTATTGGCTGTGCAAAATTTGGAAGCGCAAAATGCGCTCTCACAAAGGCAACAGCAGCTACAAGCGGCGCTACAGCAGCAGCAGCTCGCCTTACAACAACAGCAAACCGCTAGAGGGCGCATCTTAGAACTCACCCAAGAAATCGATCGCATCTCTCGAACTGAAATCCCCCTAGCCAGTCAAATCGCTGAGGCAGAATTGCAGGTTTCTCTTGCCCAGAGCCAGGTCGATACCGTTCCTTTACCTCAACGGCAGGACTCGATAGAACGAACCCAAGCAATCTATCAACGCGCTCTCTCCAAAGTCCATCGCTTTACCGAACTCTATCAAGAAGGCGCGATCGCCAAAGATCAACTAGAGCAAGCTCAAGCAGATCTTCAGGTTGCCCGCGCCGATTTTCAGGTAGCACGGGAAGCTGCCCAAGCAACAGCCGCGCTCAAAGCTGCCAGACAAGAAAAATCTCGCTACCAGCTTCGCTCGGCTCTCAACGCGCAGCAGGAAAAACTCAAACAACTGCAACAACAACTCCAAACCGCTCGCTTGGAATATGCTCAAGCTACCGAGCGCTTAGAACTGCTGCGAAAACAAACGTCTCAGTTATCCGCTCGTCAAACTCCTCAGATAAAGACTATCGTGAAAGCCACTAGCGACGGCATTGCGATCGAACTGCCAGTCGCCGTTGGAGAGCAAATTTTTACGGGCAATCCCTTGATCGGATTGGCGCAATTATCTAACCTAACCGTCGAAGTTCCCGTCAGCGCTCGTCTGATTAACGCCCTCTATCCGGGGCAGTCAGCCGCGATCGCAGTTGGAGTCGGCGAAAACACCCAAAAGTTTACAGGCAAGATCGCCTCGATTAATCCCTTACCCGATGGCGAATTAAATCATACAGTAGAAATACAATTTGCCAATCCCAAGCAAGCTTTGCTAATCGGTCAAGTAGCAACCGTCGAGTTTTTACAGTAA
- the pelF gene encoding GT4 family glycosyltransferase PelF, whose translation MKPCVLLTTEGTYPFHKGGVSTWCHVLTQRMPEVDFKLFVLVANPYLPLRYELSSNVRQVVKVPLWGIEDPVEYSWRFPFSKAIESKTNATERTIEKRFIPLFDRFLQAILFGKSDIEALGRLLVAIHEYFLRYDYHKTMKSPLVWSAFGRWALADWQQQYDPKRLTIAELTEVMRLLYHFLISIHLPVPETDITHSSAAAFCGLPCVIAKLQRGTPYLLTEHGINIREQYLNLNRSIDSPFVCLFMYRVMAAVVKLNYHFADRVAPVCAYNSRWEKWWGVPDKKIKVIYNGADPDKFYPTPSVEKERPLVMNMGLIFPLKGQLDLIEAAAIVRDKIPNVEFRFYGKASDEEYFAECQQRVRDYKIEENINFAGFTSEPWRVYSEADVVAMASISEGFPYAVIEAMLSGATIVSTDVGGVSEALGDTGLLVQAHRPQELAQAILKLLELPKEKREQYGRRARDRALELFTEKRFLEEHLKTYRQLIDRLKTDEDTNEFAREKVTGVA comes from the coding sequence ATGAAACCTTGCGTACTATTGACCACAGAGGGCACTTATCCCTTTCATAAAGGAGGGGTGAGTACATGGTGCCACGTTCTCACCCAGCGAATGCCCGAAGTCGATTTCAAACTCTTTGTCCTCGTCGCCAATCCCTACCTGCCGCTGCGCTACGAGCTATCCTCGAATGTCCGCCAGGTAGTCAAAGTGCCTTTGTGGGGAATCGAAGATCCCGTGGAATACTCTTGGCGCTTTCCCTTTTCCAAGGCGATCGAGAGCAAAACGAACGCGACTGAAAGGACGATTGAAAAGCGATTCATTCCCCTGTTCGATCGCTTTCTGCAAGCTATTCTCTTTGGCAAGTCGGATATAGAAGCGCTCGGACGCTTGCTTGTGGCGATTCACGAATACTTTCTGCGCTACGATTACCACAAGACCATGAAATCGCCTCTCGTGTGGTCTGCTTTTGGGCGATGGGCGCTTGCCGATTGGCAGCAGCAGTACGACCCCAAGCGCCTGACGATCGCCGAACTGACAGAAGTCATGCGCTTGTTGTACCATTTCCTGATTTCTATCCACCTCCCCGTCCCCGAAACGGATATAACTCACTCGTCGGCAGCCGCTTTTTGTGGCTTGCCCTGCGTTATTGCAAAATTGCAACGAGGTACGCCCTATTTACTGACAGAACACGGGATCAATATCCGGGAGCAATACCTCAACCTCAATCGCAGCATCGATTCCCCTTTTGTCTGTCTGTTTATGTATCGAGTGATGGCGGCGGTTGTGAAACTCAACTATCACTTTGCCGATCGCGTCGCTCCGGTTTGCGCGTACAATTCTCGTTGGGAAAAGTGGTGGGGCGTGCCGGACAAGAAAATTAAGGTCATCTACAACGGAGCCGATCCCGATAAATTTTACCCGACTCCAAGCGTCGAGAAAGAACGCCCGCTAGTGATGAATATGGGCTTGATCTTTCCACTCAAAGGTCAACTCGATTTGATCGAAGCCGCCGCGATCGTTCGCGATAAAATTCCTAACGTGGAGTTTCGCTTCTACGGAAAAGCCTCCGATGAAGAGTATTTTGCCGAATGTCAGCAACGGGTGCGCGACTACAAGATAGAGGAGAATATTAATTTTGCCGGGTTTACTAGCGAACCCTGGCGCGTTTACAGCGAAGCAGATGTGGTCGCCATGGCAAGTATTTCTGAGGGCTTTCCCTATGCTGTGATTGAGGCGATGCTCTCCGGTGCGACTATTGTTTCTACCGATGTTGGCGGAGTCAGCGAGGCGCTAGGCGATACGGGATTGCTGGTACAAGCTCATCGCCCGCAGGAACTCGCCCAAGCCATTCTCAAGCTGCTAGAACTTCCCAAAGAGAAGCGAGAGCAATATGGTCGGCGGGCACGCGATCGCGCTTTGGAGTTGTTTACTGAGAAGCGCTTTCTGGAAGAACATTTGAAAACCTATCGCCAGTTAATCGATCGCTTGAAGACAGACGAGGACACCAATGAATTTGCCAGAGAAAAAGTTACAGGAGTTGCTTGA
- the msrA gene encoding peptide-methionine (S)-S-oxide reductase MsrA, protein MKATFGAGCFWGVEEAFRNVEGVISTSVGYMGGHFPNPSYLDVLSRITGHAEVVQLDYDPDRTSYEELLEVFWSIHDPTQLNRQGSDRGEQYRSVIFYYNNEQEMAARLSKQNLQRSSRFNKAIVTQIQPSTEYYLADESHQQYLAKKRQRESSLREV, encoded by the coding sequence ATGAAAGCTACTTTTGGAGCCGGGTGTTTTTGGGGTGTTGAGGAAGCTTTTCGGAACGTTGAAGGAGTAATTTCTACCTCAGTAGGCTATATGGGAGGACACTTTCCCAATCCCAGCTATTTGGATGTTTTATCAAGAATAACCGGTCATGCCGAAGTCGTACAGCTCGATTATGACCCCGATCGCACTAGCTACGAAGAACTTTTAGAAGTATTTTGGTCGATTCACGATCCGACTCAGCTTAATCGTCAAGGTTCCGACCGAGGCGAGCAGTATAGATCTGTCATATTTTATTATAATAACGAACAAGAAATGGCAGCAAGGCTCTCTAAACAAAACCTCCAGCGATCGAGTCGCTTTAACAAAGCAATTGTCACCCAAATCCAACCCTCAACGGAATACTATCTAGCTGATGAATCTCATCAGCAGTATTTGGCAAAGAAAAGACAACGCGAGAGTTCGTTGAGAGAAGTTTGA